The Nothobranchius furzeri strain GRZ-AD chromosome 6, NfurGRZ-RIMD1, whole genome shotgun sequence genome includes a region encoding these proteins:
- the LOC107394963 gene encoding proteasome subunit beta type-7 → MLHSLNPSEQQTAGFSFENSHRNAVLESSLSEMGYKSPKARKTGTTIAGMVFKDGVVLGADTRATDDMVVADKNCMKIHYIAPKIYCCGAGVAADAEMATQIMASNVELHMLNTGRPPLVAMVTRQLKQMLFRYQGHMGSSVIVGGDDVTGAQLYSVYPHGSYDKLPFLTMGSGAAAAVSVFEDRFKPNMELEDAKQLVRDAIAAGIFCDLGSGSNVDLCIITDAGVQFLRGYDKPTTKGKREGRYRYEPGTTAILTKTETPLSLDVVDEFVQMMDAE, encoded by the exons ATGCTCCATAGTTTGAATCCTTCTGAGCAGCAGACTGCAGGTTTCTCCTTTGAAAACAGTCACAG AAATGCAGTTCTGGAGTCCAGTTTGTCAGAGATGGGGTACAAAAGTCCCAAAGCCAGAAAGACGGGTACCACTATTGCTGGTATGGTGTTCAAG GATGGAGTGGTTCTAGGAGCAGATACCAGAGCTACTGATGACATGGTGGTGGCTGACAAGAACTGCATGAAGATCCATTACATCGCTCCAAAGATCTA CTGCTGTGGAGCCGGTGTGGCTGCAGATGCAGAGATGGCCACACAAATCATGGCATCCAATGTGGAGCTCCACATGCTCAACACTGGTCGACCCcctcttgttgccatggttaccaggCAGCTGAAACAAATGCTGTTCAG GTACCAGGGTCACATGGGTTCATCAGTGATAGTTGGAGGAGATGATGTGACTGGAGCCCAACTGTACAGCGTTTATCCACACGGCTCCTATGATAAGCTGCCGTTCCTCACCATGG GCTCtggggctgctgctgctgtctcagTATTTGAAGACAGATTCAAACCAAACATGGAG CTGGAGGATGCAAAACAGCTGGTTAGAGATGCCATTGCTGCAGGCATATTTTGTGACCTGGGTTCAGGCAGTAATGTGGATTTGTGCATCATAACTGATGCTGGAGTGCAATTCTTGCGAGGTTATGACAAACCCACAACAAAAGGCAAAAG AGAGGGACGGTACAGATATGAGCCAGGCACCACGGCGATCCTGACCAAAACTGAGACTCCCCTCTCTCTGGATGTTGTGGATGAATTTGTTCAAATGATGGATGCTGAATAA